Proteins co-encoded in one Callospermophilus lateralis isolate mCalLat2 chromosome 2, mCalLat2.hap1, whole genome shotgun sequence genomic window:
- the LOC143390915 gene encoding interferon alpha-2-like: MALPLAFLLALVVLSCKNTCSLGCDLPQIHNLGLEIPEKNEEGSLTLLEKMRRIRTFSCLNYRKDFAFPQKLLEGEQVQKAQAVAVLHEMTQQVFNLFSTQEAFAVWDKTFLDTFLTGLYEQLDCFKACVTQQDGEEKALLRAVRKYFHRITVYLKEKKYLSCAWEVVRAEIMKSFSSSVKLYGKLRSME, translated from the coding sequence ATGGCCTTGCCCTTGGCTTTCCTGCTGGCCCTGGTGGTGCTCAGCTGCAAGAACACCTGCTCTCTGGGCTGTGACCTGCCTCAGATCCACAACCTGGGTCTTGAAATTCCTGAGAAAAATGAGGAGGGGTCCCTGACACTCCTGGAAAAAATGAGGAGAATTCGCACTTTCTCCTGCCTGAACTACAGAAAGGACTTTGCCTTCCCCCAGAAGCTGTTGGAGGGTGAGCAGGTGCAGAAGGCTCAAGCTGTTGCTGTCCTCCATGAGATGACCCAGCAGGTCTTCAACCTCTTCAGCACCCAGGAGGCCTTTGCTGTTTGGGACAAGACCTTCCTGGACACCTTCCTGACTGGCCTCTATGAGCAGCTGGATTGCTTCAAAGCCTGTGTGACCCAGCAGGACGGGGAGGAAAAAGCTCTCCTGAGGGCTGTGAGGAAATACTTCCACAggatcactgtctacctgaaggaGAAGAAATACCTGTCTTGTGCCTGGGAGGTGGTCAGAGCAGAAATCATGAAATCCTTCTCTTCGTCAGTCAAACTGTATGGAAAACTAAGGAGCATGGAATGA